In Synechococcus sp. RS9909, one genomic interval encodes:
- the dusB gene encoding tRNA dihydrouridine synthase DusB, producing MVVIALSRPQGDLRLTGSGTCRQLRCRVLQSPLAGVSDRVFRSLVRRWAPDALLFTEMVNATSLELGHGRRKVEELAEESGPIGVQLFDHRPAAMAEAARRAEAAGAFLIDINMGCPVRKIARKGGGSGLIQTPELACSIVETVAAAVSIPVTVKTRLGWSERETGSAAAVHWCRQLERAGAQLLTLHGRSRSQGFKGAADWQAIAAVQEALTIPVIANGDVNSPEDARRCLTITGAAGVMVGRGSMGAPWLVGQIDAALCGRPIPATPGGPERLELARDQLLALVASRGDHGLLIARKHMSWTCTGFPGAPQLRHALMRAPTPAAALELLDSARQTLDGTDP from the coding sequence ATGGTGGTCATCGCCCTCTCACGCCCTCAGGGCGATCTGCGATTAACGGGTTCGGGCACCTGCCGTCAGCTGCGCTGCCGGGTGTTGCAATCTCCCCTGGCGGGCGTGAGCGACCGAGTGTTCCGCTCCCTGGTGCGGCGCTGGGCGCCCGATGCGCTGCTGTTCACGGAAATGGTGAATGCCACCAGCCTGGAACTGGGCCATGGACGCCGCAAGGTGGAGGAACTGGCCGAGGAATCCGGGCCGATCGGGGTGCAACTGTTCGATCACCGCCCAGCGGCGATGGCGGAGGCGGCCCGGCGCGCCGAAGCGGCAGGCGCCTTTCTGATCGACATCAACATGGGCTGCCCCGTGCGCAAGATCGCTCGCAAGGGAGGCGGCAGCGGCCTGATCCAGACCCCGGAGCTGGCCTGCAGCATCGTCGAGACGGTGGCCGCAGCCGTGTCGATCCCCGTCACTGTGAAAACCCGCCTGGGCTGGAGTGAGCGTGAGACTGGGTCCGCCGCCGCTGTGCACTGGTGCCGGCAACTGGAGCGAGCCGGAGCCCAGCTGCTCACCCTGCATGGACGCAGCCGCAGCCAGGGCTTCAAGGGCGCGGCCGACTGGCAGGCGATCGCCGCGGTGCAAGAGGCGCTGACGATTCCTGTGATCGCCAACGGTGATGTGAACAGCCCCGAGGATGCGCGGCGCTGCCTGACCATCACCGGTGCGGCTGGCGTGATGGTGGGCCGGGGCAGCATGGGCGCCCCCTGGCTGGTGGGGCAGATCGATGCCGCCCTCTGCGGACGGCCCATTCCCGCCACGCCGGGTGGGCCCGAACGCCTGGAGCTGGCCCGCGATCAGCTGCTGGCCCTCGTCGCCAGCCGCGGCGACCACGGCCTGCTGATCGCCCGCAAGCACATGAGCTGGACCTGCACCGGCTTCCCCGGCGCTCCCCAGCTGCGCCATGCCCTGATGCGGGCCCCCACGCCTGCGGCCGCGCTGGAGCTGCTGGACTCCGCCAGGCAGACACTCGATGGCACCGATCCATGA
- a CDS encoding DUF1823 family protein: MALVAADPMSASPWPLSVELLEWILEDRLSDRFVAERIWERLGYQPAADGGECWSAGPETPEAWRQAFPQAPEVIATRPASVQLTRSIPPEHKQLLKQQLGFQGYRIGALYPRRTRRATAVNWLLAWLAERGEPLPPQGPVPELLPPPEDPVRGHPGDPPVG, encoded by the coding sequence ATGGCCTTGGTTGCTGCGGATCCGATGTCGGCATCACCCTGGCCACTGAGTGTGGAGCTGCTGGAGTGGATCCTTGAGGATCGCCTCTCCGATCGCTTTGTGGCAGAACGGATCTGGGAGCGGCTGGGGTACCAGCCGGCGGCGGATGGGGGGGAGTGTTGGAGCGCCGGACCGGAGACGCCGGAAGCGTGGCGGCAGGCCTTCCCCCAGGCTCCGGAGGTGATCGCCACGCGGCCCGCGTCCGTGCAGCTCACCCGCTCGATTCCGCCGGAGCACAAGCAACTGCTGAAACAGCAGCTCGGTTTTCAGGGGTACCGCATCGGTGCCCTGTACCCCCGCCGCACCCGGCGCGCCACCGCGGTGAACTGGCTGCTGGCCTGGCTGGCGGAGCGGGGTGAGCCGCTGCCGCCGCAGGGACCCGTGCCGGAGCTGCTGCCGCCCCCCGAAGACCCGGTGCGAGGCCACCCCGGCGACCCACCGGTGGGGTGA
- a CDS encoding L,D-transpeptidase: MLELIATLVVDLSDQQLTVYDRNEQVVRVIPVSTGKASTPTPTGHASVLTKYRSVTMQGRNYVAPGVPYAMCITANELICMHGAPWQEEAGEAFGVPRSNGCVRMPTHQARWLFDNTRKGTKVIIQV, translated from the coding sequence ATGCTCGAGCTCATCGCCACGCTCGTGGTCGACCTCTCCGACCAGCAACTCACCGTTTACGACCGGAATGAGCAGGTGGTGCGGGTGATCCCCGTCAGCACCGGCAAGGCCTCCACCCCCACCCCCACCGGTCACGCCTCCGTACTCACCAAATACCGCTCCGTCACCATGCAAGGGCGCAATTACGTTGCCCCTGGCGTGCCCTACGCCATGTGCATCACCGCCAATGAGCTCATCTGCATGCACGGCGCCCCCTGGCAGGAAGAGGCGGGCGAGGCGTTTGGGGTTCCTCGCAGTAACGGGTGCGTGCGCATGCCCACCCACCAGGCCCGCTGGCTCTTCGACAACACCCGCAAGGGCACCAAGGTGATCATTCAGGTGTGA
- the der gene encoding ribosome biogenesis GTPase Der has translation MARPVVAIIGRPNVGKSTLVNRLCRSREAIVHDEPGVTRDRTYQDGYWGDREFKLVDTGGLVFDDDSEFLPEIREQASLAMAEASVAVVIVDGQQGVTAADESIAEWLRSQACPTLLAVNKCESPEQGLAMAAEFWGLGLGEPYPISAIHGAGTGELLDQVLTFLPPKDQEGDEAEPIQMAIIGRPNVGKSSLLNAICGEPRAIVSPIRGTTRDTIDTRLERNGLSWRLVDTAGIRRRRSVHYGPEFFGINRSFKAIERSDVCVLVIDALDGVTEQDQRLAGRIEEEGRACVVVVNKWDAVEKDSHTMPAMEKELRAKLYFLDWAPMLFTSALTGQRVDSIFALAALAVEQHRRRVSTSVVNEVLKEALSWRSPPTTRGGRQGRVYYGTQVAVRPPSFTLFVNEPKLFGDTYRRYVERQIREGLGFDGTPLKLFWRGKQQRDAERDLARQQQRQG, from the coding sequence TTGGCACGTCCCGTCGTCGCGATCATCGGGCGTCCCAATGTCGGCAAGTCGACGCTGGTGAACCGCCTCTGCCGCAGTCGGGAGGCGATCGTGCATGACGAGCCCGGTGTGACCCGCGATCGCACTTACCAGGACGGCTACTGGGGCGATCGGGAGTTCAAGCTCGTTGACACCGGCGGCTTGGTGTTCGACGACGACAGCGAGTTTTTGCCTGAGATCCGCGAACAGGCGTCTCTGGCCATGGCCGAGGCCTCCGTGGCCGTCGTGATCGTGGATGGCCAGCAAGGGGTGACGGCGGCGGATGAATCGATCGCCGAGTGGCTCCGCAGTCAGGCCTGCCCCACGCTGCTGGCCGTCAATAAGTGCGAATCCCCCGAGCAGGGCTTGGCGATGGCGGCCGAGTTCTGGGGGCTCGGCCTGGGCGAGCCCTACCCGATCTCCGCCATTCATGGTGCCGGCACCGGGGAGCTGCTCGACCAGGTGCTCACCTTCCTGCCCCCCAAGGATCAGGAGGGAGACGAGGCGGAACCGATCCAGATGGCGATCATCGGGCGTCCCAATGTGGGCAAATCGAGCCTGTTGAATGCGATCTGCGGTGAGCCGCGCGCCATTGTCAGCCCGATTCGTGGCACCACCCGCGACACGATCGACACCCGGCTCGAGCGCAATGGCCTCAGCTGGCGGCTGGTGGACACCGCCGGGATTCGCCGGCGCCGCAGCGTTCATTACGGCCCGGAGTTTTTCGGCATCAACCGCAGCTTCAAGGCGATCGAGCGCAGCGATGTGTGCGTGTTGGTGATTGATGCGCTCGATGGCGTCACCGAGCAGGATCAGCGCCTCGCCGGTCGGATTGAAGAAGAGGGACGCGCCTGTGTGGTGGTGGTGAACAAATGGGATGCGGTGGAGAAAGACAGCCACACCATGCCGGCGATGGAGAAGGAGCTGCGCGCCAAGCTCTATTTCCTCGACTGGGCGCCGATGCTGTTCACCTCAGCTCTCACCGGTCAGCGGGTGGACAGTATTTTTGCGCTGGCGGCCCTGGCCGTGGAGCAGCACCGCCGCCGGGTCAGCACCTCGGTGGTCAATGAGGTGCTCAAGGAAGCCCTCAGCTGGCGTAGCCCCCCCACCACCCGCGGCGGCCGGCAGGGGCGGGTGTATTACGGCACCCAGGTGGCCGTCCGGCCTCCGAGCTTCACCCTGTTTGTGAATGAGCCCAAGTTGTTCGGCGACACCTACCGGCGCTACGTGGAACGACAGATTCGTGAAGGCTTGGGGTTTGACGGCACGCCTTTGAAACTCTTCTGGCGTGGCAAGCAGCAACGTGATGCAGAGCGCGATCTGGCCCGGCAGCAGCAACGTCAGGGCTGA
- a CDS encoding CbiQ family ECF transporter T component, with the protein MDWLRQIPIGQYVDGSSSWLRRLDPRLKLAWVLLFLLTPVLAGPLWRLGLLGLLLLLTLVSRLPPRLWWRSLLLLSLLGVGVGLLAALLPTGDPAATLPLRSPQELPDLTIPPSGWELLRLGPLKLGPFTLGPLVVDRRSAELGLSSATLIVTVVHSVNLMLLTTPSEELVWALSWLMAPLAVLGLPVDRLSFQLLLALRFLPLVQEELQNLLRALASRAVNLKRLGFKASFGLVLAVAERLLANILLRAEQGADALLVRGGRWCPAEAFRPAAAVAWRDHLRNGAGVGLLLLLLGLRGKYGAL; encoded by the coding sequence ATGGACTGGCTGCGGCAGATTCCGATCGGGCAGTACGTGGACGGCAGCAGCAGCTGGCTGCGGCGGCTTGATCCGCGTCTGAAGCTGGCCTGGGTGCTGCTGTTTCTGCTCACCCCCGTGCTGGCTGGACCGCTCTGGCGCCTGGGCCTGCTGGGCCTGTTGCTGTTGCTCACGCTGGTCAGTCGGCTGCCGCCGCGGCTGTGGTGGCGCTCCCTTTTGCTCCTGAGCCTGCTGGGTGTGGGTGTGGGCCTCCTGGCCGCCCTGCTGCCCACCGGTGATCCAGCCGCGACCCTGCCGTTGCGCTCACCACAGGAACTTCCCGATCTGACGATCCCTCCATCGGGCTGGGAGCTGTTGCGCCTCGGCCCCCTGAAGCTCGGACCCTTCACGCTGGGGCCCTTGGTGGTGGATCGGCGCTCGGCTGAGCTTGGACTCAGCAGCGCCACGCTGATTGTCACGGTGGTGCACAGCGTCAATCTGATGCTGCTCACCACGCCCAGTGAGGAGCTGGTGTGGGCCTTGAGTTGGTTGATGGCACCGCTGGCCGTGCTGGGCCTGCCCGTGGATCGCCTCAGCTTCCAGCTGTTGCTGGCGCTTCGATTTCTGCCGCTGGTGCAGGAGGAGTTGCAGAACCTGTTGCGAGCACTGGCCAGTCGGGCGGTCAATCTGAAGCGCCTCGGATTCAAGGCGTCTTTCGGCCTGGTGCTCGCCGTGGCTGAGCGCCTGCTTGCCAACATCCTGCTGCGCGCCGAGCAGGGCGCGGATGCCCTGCTGGTGCGAGGTGGGCGCTGGTGCCCTGCCGAGGCGTTTCGCCCGGCCGCGGCGGTGGCTTGGCGCGACCATCTGCGCAACGGTGCAGGGGTGGGACTGCTGCTGCTGTTGCTCGGACTGCGCGGGAAGTACGGTGCCCTGTGA
- a CDS encoding PipX family protein — MGAERYLNHPTFGMLYRVAPAGEGRDIYATLYAQRMFFLVTLQPRGAQFEVIPYQDARHHAELNLARSRRDASPDQERWKQLFDQTFI, encoded by the coding sequence GTGGGTGCCGAGCGCTATCTCAATCACCCCACGTTTGGCATGCTCTATCGCGTGGCGCCGGCGGGCGAAGGCCGTGACATCTACGCCACGCTCTACGCGCAACGGATGTTTTTCCTGGTGACGCTGCAACCGCGGGGCGCTCAATTTGAGGTGATTCCTTACCAGGATGCGCGTCACCATGCTGAGCTCAACCTGGCCCGCAGTCGCCGGGATGCCTCCCCGGACCAGGAGCGCTGGAAGCAGCTGTTCGACCAGACCTTCATTTGA
- a CDS encoding YggS family pyridoxal phosphate-dependent enzyme, protein MDPHELSRRWQSVMAALPPSARLLAVSKGHPAAAIRDLAALGQVAFGESRVQEALRKQEELADLTQLQWHFIGRLQANKVRQVLRAFGTIHSLDSLALCERVSRIAGEEGCQPRVMLQVKLRPDPKKGGWDPEELRQVWPDLQRLPHCSIVGLMTIAPLGLAPEERLALFRDCRQLADDLGLSECSMGMSGDWAEAVSAGATWVRLGSALFGERSVQQSVA, encoded by the coding sequence ATGGACCCACATGAACTTTCCCGGCGCTGGCAGAGCGTGATGGCAGCCCTGCCACCGTCAGCCCGGTTGTTGGCGGTGAGCAAAGGGCATCCAGCGGCGGCGATACGTGACCTTGCTGCCCTCGGTCAGGTGGCCTTCGGGGAGAGTCGTGTGCAGGAGGCGTTGCGGAAACAGGAGGAACTCGCGGATCTGACTCAGCTGCAGTGGCATTTCATCGGGCGCCTGCAGGCCAACAAGGTGCGCCAGGTGCTGCGCGCCTTCGGCACCATCCATTCCCTCGACAGCCTGGCCCTTTGTGAACGGGTCTCGCGCATTGCCGGAGAAGAAGGGTGCCAGCCGCGGGTGATGCTGCAGGTGAAGCTCCGTCCGGACCCGAAGAAGGGAGGCTGGGATCCCGAGGAGCTGCGCCAGGTCTGGCCGGATTTGCAGCGGTTGCCCCATTGCTCCATCGTCGGCCTGATGACCATCGCCCCCCTGGGGCTCGCGCCTGAGGAGCGTCTGGCCCTGTTTCGCGACTGTCGTCAGCTGGCGGATGACCTGGGCCTCAGCGAGTGCTCGATGGGGATGAGCGGCGATTGGGCTGAGGCGGTGAGCGCCGGGGCCACCTGGGTACGACTCGGGTCTGCGCTGTTCGGTGAACGCTCTGTGCAGCAATCGGTGGCTTGA
- a CDS encoding cell division protein SepF — protein sequence MSLISRLRAVVAGDDYLDGEYDDLDYDTGEELDADGGASHASGGALAPLGSANPFASDDAFTSSSNVIGMPGISTAATEVMLMEPRSFDEMPRAIQALRERKTIILNLTMMEPDQAQRAVDFVAGGTFAIDGHQERVGESIFLFAPSCVTVTNAHQDEASSPTLVTKDVEQASAEASVAPAPAWGAASAL from the coding sequence GTGTCGCTTATTTCCCGCCTTCGCGCCGTTGTTGCCGGTGATGATTATCTCGATGGCGAGTATGACGATCTCGACTACGACACCGGTGAGGAGCTGGATGCTGATGGCGGCGCCAGCCACGCCTCCGGAGGAGCTCTTGCCCCTCTCGGTTCCGCGAACCCTTTCGCCAGCGATGATGCCTTCACCAGTAGCTCCAATGTGATCGGCATGCCTGGAATCAGCACGGCGGCCACCGAAGTGATGCTGATGGAGCCCCGCAGTTTCGACGAAATGCCGCGGGCGATTCAGGCTCTGCGCGAGCGCAAGACGATCATCCTCAACCTCACGATGATGGAGCCCGATCAGGCGCAGCGGGCCGTTGATTTTGTGGCTGGAGGCACCTTTGCCATTGATGGTCATCAGGAACGCGTGGGTGAAAGCATTTTTCTCTTCGCCCCCAGCTGCGTCACCGTGACTAACGCCCATCAAGACGAAGCTTCCTCACCCACGTTGGTGACCAAAGATGTGGAGCAGGCTTCCGCTGAGGCCAGCGTCGCTCCCGCTCCCGCCTGGGGCGCTGCCTCAGCTCTTTGA
- the proC gene encoding pyrroline-5-carboxylate reductase: protein MAQALLWPLLDEGVIAAKDVLAVVGHDASVQRLRGRCPAELTLLAATDPAAAAVWASAIQLLAIKPQQLDAVAASVPAVAPEASPLLISVLAGVSLERLQRAFPGRRCVRAVPNTPCLVRAGLTGLAWGQGVTVADRERVKAFFSPVSEVLELAEDRLDAFLALTSSGPAYVALVVEAMADGAVAAGLPRDLSHHLAHRTLAGTAALLQEQELHPSQLKDMVASPGGTTMAALRRLEQAGVRSALIEAVVAAAEHGRQLR, encoded by the coding sequence ATGGCCCAGGCTCTGCTCTGGCCGCTGCTGGATGAAGGTGTCATCGCTGCCAAGGACGTGCTGGCCGTGGTCGGTCACGACGCTTCGGTGCAGCGGTTGCGGGGGAGGTGTCCGGCCGAATTGACCCTCCTGGCTGCGACCGATCCGGCTGCCGCCGCCGTCTGGGCGTCTGCGATTCAGCTGCTGGCAATCAAGCCGCAGCAGCTCGATGCCGTTGCCGCTTCCGTTCCGGCGGTTGCACCAGAGGCCTCGCCCCTGCTGATTTCTGTGCTCGCGGGGGTCAGCCTCGAGCGCCTGCAAAGGGCGTTCCCCGGTCGCCGCTGTGTGCGCGCCGTTCCCAATACCCCCTGTTTGGTGCGCGCTGGCCTCACCGGTCTGGCCTGGGGGCAGGGCGTGACGGTCGCGGATCGCGAGCGGGTCAAGGCGTTCTTCTCGCCGGTGAGCGAAGTGCTGGAGCTGGCAGAGGATCGGTTGGATGCCTTTCTGGCCCTCACCTCATCCGGCCCGGCCTACGTGGCGCTGGTGGTCGAGGCGATGGCGGATGGGGCGGTGGCGGCCGGTCTGCCGAGGGATCTCTCCCATCACCTCGCCCACCGCACCCTGGCGGGAACCGCAGCGCTCCTGCAGGAGCAGGAGCTCCATCCCAGTCAGCTCAAAGACATGGTCGCCTCTCCTGGTGGCACGACGATGGCGGCCCTGCGCCGGCTGGAGCAGGCGGGGGTGCGATCAGCCCTGATCGAGGCGGTGGTGGCGGCCGCTGAACATGGACGGCAATTGCGCTGA
- a CDS encoding glycosyltransferase family 4 protein, protein MAHIAWLGKKSPFCGNVTYGLSTTEALRARGHQTSFIHFDNPGVPGSGTTSLLANDPDVSLPYLVKSQVYTIPSPGAQRELRESLERLKPDLVHASLTLSPLDFRLPDLCQQLGVPLVATFHPPFDAGLRNLTAGTQQLTYQLYAPALARYDRVIVFSERQAEVLARLGVRDSRLAVIPNGVDPLCWSPSTAGETESSARQALDAMAQQAVRDRLGSERIFLYMGRIATEKNVEALLKAWRLVSPKGCRLVIVGDGPLRATLQNAHGHSSVSWWGYESDLNTRVALMQCAEVFVLPSLVEGLSLALLEAMASGCACVATDAGADGEVLADGAGIVLSTQGVTTQLRTLLPVLRDQPVLTAELGRRARQRVLERYTLSRNIDAIESLYADLLSSTSRTAA, encoded by the coding sequence GTGGCGCATATTGCCTGGCTGGGCAAAAAATCACCGTTCTGCGGCAACGTCACCTACGGGCTGAGCACGACCGAGGCCCTGAGAGCACGGGGCCATCAGACCAGCTTCATTCATTTCGATAATCCCGGCGTTCCCGGCAGCGGCACCACATCACTGCTGGCCAACGATCCGGATGTGAGCCTGCCCTACCTGGTGAAGTCGCAGGTGTACACGATTCCCTCTCCCGGCGCCCAAAGGGAGCTGAGGGAATCACTGGAGCGCCTCAAGCCCGATCTGGTGCACGCCAGCCTCACCCTCTCGCCCCTCGACTTCCGGCTTCCCGACCTCTGTCAGCAACTGGGCGTGCCCCTGGTGGCCACCTTCCACCCTCCCTTCGACGCCGGACTGCGCAATCTCACCGCCGGCACCCAGCAGCTCACCTATCAGCTCTATGCACCAGCCCTGGCCCGTTACGACCGGGTGATTGTGTTTTCAGAGCGCCAGGCGGAGGTGCTCGCCCGCCTCGGGGTGCGTGACAGCCGCTTGGCGGTGATTCCCAATGGTGTCGATCCGCTGTGCTGGTCCCCGTCCACAGCCGGCGAGACGGAATCATCAGCGCGACAGGCGCTGGACGCGATGGCGCAGCAGGCGGTGCGTGATCGCCTCGGCTCCGAGCGGATCTTCCTCTACATGGGACGGATCGCCACCGAGAAGAATGTGGAGGCGCTGCTGAAGGCGTGGCGTCTGGTGAGCCCGAAGGGATGCCGGCTGGTGATCGTGGGGGATGGTCCCCTGCGGGCCACCCTGCAGAACGCCCATGGCCACAGCTCCGTGAGCTGGTGGGGCTACGAATCCGACCTGAACACCCGCGTGGCCCTGATGCAATGCGCCGAGGTGTTCGTGCTGCCCAGCCTGGTGGAGGGGTTGTCGCTGGCCCTGCTGGAAGCGATGGCCAGCGGCTGTGCCTGTGTGGCCACCGACGCGGGAGCCGATGGTGAGGTGCTCGCCGACGGGGCTGGCATCGTGCTCAGCACCCAGGGGGTCACCACCCAGCTGCGCACCCTGCTGCCGGTGTTGCGCGATCAACCGGTGCTCACGGCCGAACTCGGACGCCGCGCCCGCCAGCGCGTGCTGGAGCGCTACACGCTGAGCCGCAATATCGATGCGATCGAATCCCTCTATGCCGACCTGCTGAGCAGCACCAGCCGCACGGCGGCCTGA